Proteins found in one Coffea eugenioides isolate CCC68of chromosome 5, Ceug_1.0, whole genome shotgun sequence genomic segment:
- the LOC113772290 gene encoding uncharacterized protein LOC113772290: MVVALGPGKFYGSSLPRPRFYTDVKLNDERVDPPVPVMDPLMSWAQEAHWSMGGLSFTRHRLQGRIEGNVKKLRAEREKLFKKAQKEKGSGSPVTPPAPVAVKRRRRMLVDEEEEEEEEVVVEEKRRELRKTARKLGDDFDRVANEKKRSPARAGGGGAAGRKRGRVGEEEEGGQDEIKGKLKGKKEIGKKKGEKNGAVAAKGTRTSPRLAKRG; this comes from the coding sequence ATGGTGGTGGCTCTTGGTCCCGGAAAATTCTACGGCAGCAGCCTCCCAAGGCCAAGGTTCTACACAGACGTGAAACTGAACGACGAGAGGGTAGATCCACCGGTTCCAGTCATGGATCCGCTAATGTCGTGGGCTCAGGAGGCTCATTGGTCGATGGGTGGTCTGAGTTTCACGCGCCACCGCCTCCAAGGCAGGATTGAAGGGAACGTTAAGAAGCTCCGGGCTGAGAGAGAGAAGCTTTTTAAGAAAGCCCAGAAGGAGAAGGGGAGCGGTAGTCCGGTGACGCCGCCGGCTCCGGTGGCGGTGAAGCGGAGGAGGAGGATGTTGGTggatgaggaggaggaagaggaggaggaggtggtggtggaggagaAGAGGAGGGAACTTAGGAAGACGGCTAGGAAGTTGGGGGATGATTTTGACAGGGTGGCTAATGAGAAAAAGAGGAGTCCGGCTAGGGCTGGTGGTGGTGGGGCGGCAGGGAGAAAGAGAGGCCGGGTTGGTGAGGAGGAAGAAGGGGGTCAGGATGAAATTAAAGGAAAGTTGAAGGGTAAGAAGGAAATTGGAAAAAAGAAGGGAGAGAAGAACGGGGCTGTGGCTGCTAAAGGGACTAGAACTTCCCCTAGATTGGCAAAGAGAGGATGA
- the LOC113770558 gene encoding uncharacterized protein LOC113770558 has translation MASSGFFIICTLHSVIAITCGALIMFYLNEISAFGHGIETAKKMLGSTPHDQLLIQISNSFAGLLLFVIGFLLLMVAFVKDRDFQSFFAKGLILIHVLVALWRVYFERKLEDLAHDWPRQLVGDFALALSWVFFLVYSWREKYD, from the coding sequence ATGGCATCATCCGGATTCTTTATTATATGCACTTTACATTCAGTAATTGCTATAACTTGCGGTGCATTGATAATGTTCTATCTCAATGAAATATCTGCTTTTGGGCACGGTATTGAGACAGCTAAAAAGATGCTGGGATCAACTCCACATGATCAGTTGTTAATACAGATATCCAATTCATTTGCCGGGTTGCTTTTGTTTGTGATTGGATTTTTATTGTTAATGGTGGCTTTTGTCAAGGACAGGGACTTTCAGAGCTTTTTCGCTAAGGGGCTTATTCTCATTCATGTCTTGGTAGCACTCTGGAGAGTTTATTTTGAGAGAAAGCTTGAGGATTTAGCTCATGATTGGCCAAGGCAGCTGGTTGGTGACTTTGCTCTGGCACTCTCGTGGGTGTTCTTTCTTGTATACTCATGGAGAGAAAAGTATGATTAG